A single window of Toxotes jaculatrix isolate fToxJac2 chromosome 4, fToxJac2.pri, whole genome shotgun sequence DNA harbors:
- the zdhhc5a gene encoding palmitoyltransferase ZDHHC5-A, which translates to MPGGSSKSGGRGPSSSPLPHAVVPPSRPLRPSRYVPVSAATFFLVGSTTLFFCFTCPWLSERFSVAVPIYNGVIFLFVLANFCMATFMDPGIFPRAEEDEDKEDDFRAPLYKTVEIRGIQVRMKWCSTCRFYRPPRCSHCSVCDNCVEDFDHHCPWVNNCIGRRNYRYFFLFLLSLTAHIMAVFGFGLLFILYHRQNIDRLHAIVTLAVMCVAGLFFIPVAGLTGFHIVLVARGRTTNEQVTGKFRGGVNPFTNGCWRNVSHVLCSSQAPRYLGRKKCVQSVCVQPPFLRPQLTEAQLAAKILDNGIQGDLHRSRSSLEMMESQSCDAEPPPPPKPELRYPGITRGNTEECSLLNKAPPTPTMYKYRPTYSPGKNHTALTHAYANQLSRGESVGSARDSSSSTSSLLQASQQPGFRSQPSLDRRDTSSDRVGGAGGGERREGGREGGAGGIPGYSLGGRSYPSFSDPTVLSGVASRSSSSTHTSAGAAHISEATTTSASFKSLANQTPPPHHTARNGSLSYDSLLAGGDDFDKGVAVGSVAPEVSSGRPCTPAAGGYSSPFLSSQQRDAEMHSQSSQSPHHHHRSSHHHHHPFLHRSSSSTSSSPPPPPERERLLGETHPGTHPAPANQASAPPSSSAPPLPHHHHHHHHHHHHSHHHHHHSSSSSSTSRPPRFAAPHAPPHHAYPYRTRSTDTPLGSSSTSTTHPPRSPHPPPLGKSLSYSSAAAAEMQYRLVRKASASAGANAAGVGGGGGGSGGMMGGGGGGGIQAPKDELIQMKPLHRTNGGQPFSSSSSSCSAPSSPSHPVSVSARPGVAYPSSALMQSPAHKPQGGGVKKVTGVGGTTYEISV; encoded by the exons atgccaGGTGGCAGCAGTAAGAGTGGAGGGCGGGGTCCATCCTCGTCACCCCTACCCCATGCCGTGGTCCCGCCCAGCAGACCCCTGCGACCCTCCCGCTATGTCCCAGTGTCAGCAGCCACTTTCTTCCTCGTTGGTTCCACCacactcttcttctgctttAC GTGCCCGTGGCTTTCAGAGCGTTTCTCAGTAGCTGTGCCCATCTACAATGGAGTcatcttcctgtttgttttggctAACTTCTGTATGGCCACATTCATGGACCCCGGCATCTTCCCAAGAG CCGAAGAGGACGAGGACAAGGAGGACGATTTCCGTGCTCCCCTTTACAAGACGGTGGAGATCAGAGGGATCCAGGTCAGGATGAAGTGGTGTTCAACCTGCCGCTTCTACAGGCCGCCACGGTGCTCCCACTGCTCCGTCTGTGACAACTGTGTCGAG GACTTTGACCACCACTGTCCATGGGTGAACAACTGCATCGGCCGCAGGAACTACCGatacttcttcctcttcctgttgtcTCTGACGGCTCACATCATGGCCGTGTTTGGCTTCGGCTTGCTCTTCATCCTCTACCATCGGCAGAACATTGACCGTCTGCACGCCATTGTCAC TCTGGCTGTAATGTGTGTTGCGGGCCTGTTCTTCATCCCTGTTGCTGGCCTCACTGGCTTCCACATAGTGCTTGTGGCCAGAGGCAGGACGACCAATGAACAG gTAACAGGGAAGTTCAGAGGAGGTGTGAACCCTTTCACCAATGGCTGTTGGAGGAATGTCTCCCATgtcctctgcagctcacaggcACCcag GTACTTGGGCAGGAAGaagtgtgtgcagagtgtgtgtgtgcagcctccTTTTCTGCGGCCACAGCTGACAGAGGCCCAGCTGGCTGCAAAGATCCTGGACAACGGCATACAGGGAGACCTGCACCGA TCCAGGTCCAGTCTGGAGATGATGGAGAGCCAGTCATGTGACGCtgagcctcctcctccacctaaACCAGAGCTCCGCTACCCTGGAATCACCAGAGGAAACACGGAGG AGTGCAGTCTACTGAACAAagcccctcccacccccaccatGTACAAATACAGGCCCACCTACAGCCCTGGCAAGAACCACACAGCGCTCACACATGCTTACGCCAACCAG ttAAGTCGAGGAGAGAGTGTTGGCAGTGCCAgggactcctcctcctccacctcctccctcctccaggcCAGCCAGCAGCCTGGTTTCCGCTCTCAGCCCAGCCTGGACCGGAGGGACACTTCATCTGACAGAGTGGGAGGGGCAGGAggtggggagaggagggagggaggaagagaggggggagCAGGGGGCATCCCTGGCTACTCCCTTGGCGGGCGCTCGTACCCCTCCTTCTCCGACCCCACCGTCCTGTCAGGAGTGGCATCGCGATCTTCCAGCTCCACGCACACCTCAGCAGGCGCTGCCCACATCTCTGAGGCAACCACCACCTCAGCCAGCTTCAAGAGCTTAGCCAATCAGACACCGCCGCCTCACCACACGGCTCGCAATGGGAGCCTGTCGTATGACAGCTTACTGGCTGGGGGGGATGATTTCGACAAGGGGGTGGCAGTGGGTTCAGTAGCCCCTGAGGTTTCCTCTGGGAGACCCTGCACACCAGCAGCAGGCGGCTACAGCTCCCCCTTCCTGTCTTCGCAACAGAGAGATGCTGAGATGCACTCCCAGTCCTCCCAGTcaccccatcaccaccaccgctcctcccaccaccaccaccaccccttcCTCCATCGCTCATCGTCCTCCACATCgtcctccccaccacctcctccagagAGGGAGCGCCTGCTGGGCGAGACCCACCCGGGCACTCACCCCGCACCCGCCAATCAGGCCTCCgctcccccttcctcctcagctccgcCTCtgccacaccaccaccaccaccaccatcatcaccaccaccactcccatcatcaccaccatcactcctcctcctcttcctccacttcCCGCCCTCCCCGTTTCGCTGCCCCTCACGCACCGCCCCACCACGCCTACCCCTACCGCACCCGCTCCACCGACACCCCTCTGGGctcctcctctacctccacCACCCACCCTCCCCGCTCCCCGCACCCCCCACCTCTGGGCAAGTCGCTCTCATACTCGAGCGCCGCGGCGGCTGAAATGCAATACCGGCTGGTCCGAAAGGCTTCTGCGTCAGCCGGAGCGAATGCAGCAggtgtaggaggaggaggaggaggaagtggagggatgatgggaggaggaggaggaggaggaatacaAGCACCGAA GGATGAGCTGATCCAGATGAAACCTCTGCATCGGACCAACGGTGGCcagcccttctcctcctcctcctcctcctgctctgccccttcctccccctctcaccCAGTCAGCGTATCCGCCCGGCCCGGAGTGGCCTACCCCAGCTCGGCATTGATGCAGAGCCCCGCCCACAAGCCCCAGGGCGGCGGGGTGAAGAAGGTGACGGGCGTCGGGGGCACCACCTATGAGATTTCTGTCTGA